One segment of Chionomys nivalis chromosome 1, mChiNiv1.1, whole genome shotgun sequence DNA contains the following:
- the Clec12a gene encoding C-type lectin domain family 12 member A, producing the protein MSEEIVYANLKFQDSDKKENLQTSDKCGGKVPSAPSYSQNKAVLILTVICLLLLIGLGVLGGLFHTTLETEMIKSNQLQNIREELQRNVSLQLMHNMNNSKRIRKLSAMLQKTATQLCRELCINKPEHKCKPCPKGSQWFEDSCYSKLGKSETWQVSEMLCSSRNGSLLKIKNRNVLEFIKSKNLKGYWLGLSPRTDNPHYKELNENMFLSAGFERSNYDLRNMYCGYIDGRYVYYSACTYKNYVMCVETARTVQVESVLNDLPEGRK; encoded by the exons ATGTCTGAAGAAATTGTTTATGCAAATCTCAAATTCCAGGACTCtgataagaaagaaaatctgCAGACATCTGACAAATGCGGTGGAAAAG TACCTTCTGCCCCTTCCTATTCACAGAATAAAGCAGTCTTGATTCTAACTGTTATATGCCTTCTGCTGCTCATTGGACTGGGGGTCTTAGGAGGTTTGT TTCATACAACTTTGGAGACAGAAATGATAAAATCAAATCAACTACAAAACATCAGGGAAGAACTTCAGAGAAATGTTTCCCTACAGCTGATGCACAATATGAACAACTCCAAGAGAATCAGGAAACTGTCCGCCATGCTGCAAAAGACAGCCACCCAGCTGTGTCGTGAACTGTGTATAAACAAACCAG AACACAAATGCAAGCCTTGTCCAAAGGGTTCACAATGGTTTGAGGACAGTTGTTATTCCAAACTTGGAAAGTCTGAAACATGGCAAGTGAGTGAAATGCTCTGTTCTTCTCGAAATGGCAGCCTGCTGAAGATTAAGAACAGGAATGTGCTG GAATTTATAAAGTCTAAGAACTTAAAAGGTTATTGGTTGGGGTTGTCGCCCAGAACAGACAATCCACATTACAAGGAACTGAATGAGAACATGTTCCTCTCTGCAGG atttGAAAGAAGCAATTATGACTTACGTAATATGTACTGTGGATATATAGATGGACGTTATGTTTATTATTCAGCCTGCACTTATAAGAACTATGTCATGTGTGTggagacagccaggactgtacagGTGGAAAGTGTACTGAATGACCTTCCAGAGGGAAGAAAATAG